From Pandoraea norimbergensis, the proteins below share one genomic window:
- a CDS encoding helix-turn-helix domain-containing protein produces the protein MATEKKTMSLTTRQEQAAAVKTIGARMRAARELCNLSQSAAARRLGYANPSKLSKVELATDTNSVPLWLIVRAARVYEVSVDFLFGATDDWEVGARMTQEREVSAWMFDTFDKLRQRDMETLKRLHDRVQTLTDAVAVMLAASEDASVALARFAELNPAFEEMRAGSRLVSAVERASDSAKAAKTKMERFRMECAVAAPQTHQLSLAL, from the coding sequence ATGGCAACAGAGAAGAAAACCATGTCCCTGACCACGCGCCAAGAGCAGGCGGCGGCGGTCAAGACCATCGGTGCCCGGATGCGCGCGGCGCGGGAACTGTGCAACCTGTCCCAGAGCGCGGCAGCGCGTCGTCTGGGGTATGCGAACCCCTCGAAGCTGTCGAAGGTGGAGCTGGCGACGGATACCAACTCCGTGCCACTGTGGCTCATCGTGCGCGCAGCGCGCGTGTATGAGGTGTCCGTGGACTTCCTGTTCGGTGCTACCGATGACTGGGAGGTGGGCGCCCGGATGACCCAAGAGCGGGAAGTGTCCGCCTGGATGTTCGACACCTTCGACAAGCTGCGCCAGCGGGACATGGAAACCCTCAAGCGTCTGCATGACCGGGTGCAGACCCTGACCGATGCCGTGGCCGTCATGCTGGCCGCGTCCGAGGATGCCAGCGTCGCCCTGGCCCGGTTCGCCGAGCTCAACCCCGCGTTCGAGGAAATGCGCGCCGGCTCCCGGCTGGTGTCCGCCGTGGAGCGCGCCAGCGATTCCGCCAAGGCGGCGAAGACCAAGATGGAGCGGTTCCGCATGGAGTGTGCCGTCGCCGCCCCGCAGACCCATCAATTGAGCCTGGCGCTCTGA
- a CDS encoding PDDEXK family nuclease: MAANTLRWTEEQLAAHQKRAAEPARAGVAEGGQAVALPVATGTVREPDMNKTEAEYAQMLEARRVSGEIQWWAYEAMTLKLADNTRYTPDFLVMLADGALEVHETKGGFIREDGWLKLKVAAGMFPFRFFLCQKQAKKAGGGWTIRRV; encoded by the coding sequence ATGGCCGCGAATACCTTGCGCTGGACGGAAGAGCAGCTTGCCGCACACCAGAAGCGCGCGGCGGAGCCCGCCCGCGCCGGTGTGGCCGAAGGCGGACAGGCCGTCGCGCTCCCCGTGGCCACGGGCACTGTGCGCGAGCCCGACATGAACAAGACCGAGGCCGAGTACGCCCAGATGCTGGAAGCCCGCCGCGTGAGCGGGGAAATCCAGTGGTGGGCCTACGAAGCCATGACCCTGAAGCTGGCGGACAACACGCGCTACACGCCGGACTTCCTGGTGATGCTGGCCGACGGGGCCTTGGAGGTGCATGAAACGAAGGGCGGATTCATCCGCGAAGACGGGTGGCTGAAATTGAAGGTGGCCGCCGGCATGTTCCCGTTCCGGTTCTTCCTCTGCCAAAAGCAGGCGAAGAAGGCGGGCGGCGGCTGGACTATCAGGAGGGTGTAA
- a CDS encoding Ref family recombination enhancement nuclease, with protein sequence MKRAPTAAEKRHMGRVAALGCVLCDHLGLGATPAQVHHIREGQGASQRASNFLTVPLCPEHHQGKSGLHGLGTNAFERTYRLSELDLLAMTIERLGAGCR encoded by the coding sequence ATGAAGCGCGCCCCGACCGCCGCCGAGAAGCGCCACATGGGCCGCGTCGCCGCGCTGGGCTGCGTCCTCTGCGATCACCTTGGCCTTGGCGCCACGCCGGCGCAGGTGCATCACATCCGCGAGGGGCAAGGGGCCAGCCAGCGCGCCAGCAACTTCCTGACCGTGCCCTTGTGCCCGGAGCACCACCAGGGCAAGAGCGGCCTGCACGGGCTGGGCACCAACGCCTTCGAGCGCACCTACCGGCTGTCCGAGCTGGACTTGCTCGCCATGACCATCGAACGACTGGGGGCCGGATGCCGGTAA
- a CDS encoding DUF1367 family protein: MSDVVLVKTLNGALAPADAEAAAFVEKLKAGQGVRATVRKARNVKFHRKAFALFKLAFEVWEPVTPLEYKGLPVAKDFERFRKDMTILAGFYKPVYNVRGELRLEAESLSFSSMDDERFEQVFRAVLTVVWDRVLKAAGYASEEEVERVVNELMRFDQ, translated from the coding sequence ATGAGCGACGTGGTTCTGGTGAAGACCCTCAACGGCGCGCTGGCGCCGGCGGACGCGGAGGCCGCCGCCTTCGTCGAAAAGCTGAAGGCCGGCCAGGGCGTGCGCGCAACGGTGCGCAAGGCGCGCAACGTCAAGTTCCACCGCAAGGCGTTCGCCCTGTTCAAGCTGGCCTTCGAGGTCTGGGAGCCGGTCACGCCCCTGGAATACAAGGGACTGCCCGTCGCCAAGGACTTCGAGCGGTTCCGCAAGGACATGACCATCCTGGCCGGGTTCTACAAGCCGGTTTACAACGTGCGCGGCGAGCTGCGGCTGGAAGCCGAAAGCCTGTCCTTTTCCAGCATGGACGATGAGCGGTTCGAGCAGGTGTTCCGCGCCGTGCTCACGGTGGTCTGGGATCGAGTGCTGAAGGCCGCCGGCTACGCCAGCGAGGAAGAGGTGGAGCGCGTCGTCAATGAGCTGATGAGGTTCGACCAATGA
- a CDS encoding ATP-binding protein — translation MTATTAKPIHSGFHTPPLTREDTCATHGPFEARCFLGNAWTACPTCAAEEKAREQAEADAKVRADAVARWQRKIGEAGIPERFRERRLATYAAKLPGQKRALDFAIAYAAQFGEIRKTGRSALFIGLPGTGKTHLAVGIGLEVMEHHGAAVLFTTVMRAVRRVKDTWGRDSRESESEAIAALVFPDLLILDEVGVQFGSDTEKLLLFDILNERYERRRPTILMSNLALDDAEEGGRVVPGIKSYLGERVFDRLREDGGQSVVFDWPSHRKGGDHA, via the coding sequence GTGACCGCCACGACCGCGAAACCCATCCATTCCGGCTTCCACACTCCGCCGCTGACCCGCGAGGACACCTGCGCGACGCACGGCCCGTTCGAGGCGCGCTGCTTCCTGGGCAACGCCTGGACGGCCTGCCCGACCTGCGCCGCCGAAGAGAAGGCCCGCGAGCAGGCCGAGGCTGACGCCAAGGTGCGCGCCGATGCGGTGGCCCGCTGGCAGCGCAAGATCGGCGAGGCCGGCATCCCCGAGCGGTTCCGCGAACGCCGCCTTGCCACCTACGCGGCGAAACTGCCCGGACAGAAGCGCGCGCTGGACTTCGCCATCGCCTACGCCGCCCAGTTCGGCGAGATCCGCAAGACGGGCCGCTCCGCGCTGTTCATCGGCCTGCCCGGAACCGGCAAGACGCACCTGGCCGTCGGCATCGGCCTGGAAGTCATGGAGCACCACGGCGCCGCCGTGCTCTTCACCACGGTCATGCGCGCGGTGCGCCGCGTCAAGGACACCTGGGGGCGCGACAGCCGGGAGAGCGAGAGCGAGGCCATCGCCGCGCTGGTGTTCCCCGACCTGCTGATCCTCGATGAGGTGGGCGTGCAGTTCGGCTCTGACACCGAAAAACTGCTGCTGTTCGACATCCTGAACGAGCGGTACGAGCGCCGGCGCCCGACCATCCTCATGTCGAACCTGGCCCTGGACGACGCCGAAGAGGGTGGGCGCGTGGTGCCGGGCATCAAGTCCTACCTGGGCGAGCGGGTGTTCGACCGTCTGCGCGAGGACGGCGGCCAGTCCGTCGTCTTTGACTGGCCCAGCCATCGGAAAGGGGGCGACCATGCCTAA
- a CDS encoding site-specific DNA-methyltransferase, translated as MKPQMDDIKGLSAEDVLAPFVGRDHLTNRELFQQLALQLDIPEAALDARAPVGKSGKSYNLFERKVRWHQQTLKHLGVLERVDRGTWRLSGDAKKELTPAPRRSILLAFSTDLGCALWANAEDVFSGLGEQITLAFTSPPYPLAKQRAYGNANQTAYIDWLLPILEPIVAHLRPGGSVVLNLGNDIFVPGSPARSLYLERLTLALHDKLGLHLMERFVWHNPTKPPGPVQWASIKRVHHNTAYEHVLWFTNDPELVIADNRRCLREHTDKHRRFMDAGGVRQYARYAGGAYTVREGSFSAPTEGAIARNVLAVPHRDPDQQPARDFAMRHDLPAHPALMPVKLAEHFVRFLSEVGDLIVDPFGGWATTGRGAELNNRRWLVTERCREYLIAAAQRFRGAPGFNAAFAASNGGLHGGY; from the coding sequence ATGAAGCCGCAGATGGATGACATCAAGGGCCTTTCCGCCGAAGACGTGCTGGCGCCGTTTGTTGGCCGTGACCACCTGACGAACCGCGAGCTTTTCCAGCAGCTTGCCCTACAGCTCGACATCCCCGAGGCGGCGCTTGACGCGCGCGCACCCGTAGGCAAGTCCGGCAAGAGCTACAACCTGTTCGAGCGCAAGGTGCGCTGGCACCAACAGACCCTGAAGCACCTTGGTGTTCTGGAACGGGTTGATCGTGGCACCTGGCGCTTGAGCGGTGATGCGAAGAAGGAGCTGACGCCGGCACCGCGTCGCTCCATCCTGCTGGCGTTCTCTACCGACCTTGGCTGCGCCCTCTGGGCGAATGCCGAGGATGTGTTCTCTGGACTTGGCGAGCAAATCACACTGGCCTTTACCTCGCCGCCGTACCCGCTGGCGAAACAACGCGCCTACGGCAATGCCAACCAAACCGCCTACATTGACTGGCTGCTGCCGATTCTTGAGCCCATTGTGGCGCACTTGCGGCCCGGCGGTAGCGTGGTGCTGAACCTTGGTAACGATATTTTCGTGCCTGGATCCCCGGCGCGCTCGCTTTACCTGGAACGGCTGACCCTGGCGCTGCACGACAAGCTGGGCCTGCATCTGATGGAGCGTTTCGTCTGGCACAACCCGACGAAGCCGCCCGGCCCCGTGCAATGGGCCTCGATCAAGCGCGTGCATCACAACACGGCCTACGAGCATGTGCTGTGGTTCACCAATGACCCGGAGCTGGTGATTGCCGACAATCGCCGCTGCCTGCGCGAGCACACCGACAAGCACCGCAGGTTCATGGACGCTGGTGGCGTGCGGCAGTACGCCCGTTACGCCGGCGGAGCCTACACGGTGCGCGAGGGCAGTTTCAGCGCGCCGACCGAGGGCGCTATCGCCCGCAACGTGCTGGCCGTCCCACACCGCGACCCAGACCAGCAACCCGCGCGTGACTTTGCGATGCGGCACGACCTGCCGGCCCATCCGGCGCTGATGCCGGTCAAGCTGGCAGAGCACTTCGTCCGTTTCCTGTCCGAGGTCGGCGACCTGATCGTGGATCCGTTTGGTGGATGGGCGACGACCGGGCGCGGTGCCGAGCTGAATAACCGGCGCTGGCTGGTTACGGAGCGGTGCCGGGAATACCTGATTGCGGCGGCGCAACGCTTCCGGGGCGCCCCCGGCTTCAACGCGGCTTTCGCTGCCAGCAATGGGGGGCTGCATGGCGGCTATTGA
- a CDS encoding phage N-6-adenine-methyltransferase, producing the protein MNVLFETGESGSTATTHDWLTPPELLATLGEFDLDPCASEFQPWRTARQQFTIRDDGLTREWAGRVWCNPPYGPHAALWLERCAAHGNAIALVFARTETAVFQDHVWPKADAMLFLRGRLSFRLPGGGACRKFGRPIRPDRLWQGQCRSLGRVRPVGRVHPIAGC; encoded by the coding sequence TTGAACGTCCTGTTTGAAACCGGAGAATCCGGCTCGACCGCCACGACACACGACTGGCTGACCCCGCCCGAACTACTGGCGACGCTGGGCGAGTTCGACCTCGACCCCTGCGCGAGCGAGTTTCAGCCGTGGCGCACGGCACGCCAGCAATTCACCATCCGCGACGACGGCCTGACCCGCGAATGGGCTGGCCGTGTCTGGTGCAACCCGCCCTATGGCCCGCACGCGGCCCTGTGGCTGGAACGCTGCGCCGCCCACGGCAACGCTATTGCCCTGGTGTTTGCGCGCACCGAAACCGCTGTCTTCCAAGACCACGTTTGGCCCAAGGCCGACGCCATGCTGTTCCTGCGTGGGCGCCTGTCGTTCAGGCTTCCTGGGGGGGGGGCGTGCCGGAAATTCGGGCGCCCCATCCGTCCTGATCGCCTTTGGCAAGGCCAATGCCGAAGCCTTGGCCGCGTGCGGCCTGTCGGGCGCGTTCATCCGATTGCGGGGTGCTGA
- a CDS encoding phage regulatory CII family protein — protein MRRPIKQAHRALFLALQADAKEYPGGVRAIAETMGMNGNTLANGINPDHEAPPPSFSVILEIVVVAQAKRAIFALAHLVGQVPMDFELEARPPAEAVKLFLSLVKASSELFGAGSEAAMDGRFDGDERRTLEPLLLALMKASGELLQAIRGN, from the coding sequence ATGCGCCGCCCCATCAAACAAGCTCACCGCGCCCTGTTTCTGGCCCTTCAGGCCGACGCCAAGGAATACCCCGGCGGCGTCCGCGCCATCGCCGAAACGATGGGTATGAACGGCAACACCCTCGCCAACGGCATCAACCCCGACCACGAGGCCCCGCCGCCGTCCTTCAGCGTCATCCTCGAAATCGTCGTCGTGGCCCAAGCCAAGCGCGCCATCTTCGCGCTGGCCCACCTCGTCGGGCAGGTTCCTATGGACTTCGAGTTGGAAGCCCGTCCGCCTGCCGAGGCCGTCAAGCTGTTCCTGTCCCTGGTGAAGGCGTCGTCCGAGCTGTTCGGCGCCGGATCCGAGGCCGCGATGGATGGCCGCTTCGACGGCGACGAGCGCCGCACGCTGGAACCGCTGCTGCTGGCGCTGATGAAGGCCAGTGGAGAGCTTCTTCAGGCCATCCGGGGGAACTGA
- a CDS encoding transcriptional regulator, whose product MNLRTYIDQQRGRAAALGRALEVAPVLISQWANNTRPIPAERCPAIEKATGGAVTCEELRPDVDWAYLRGSGAAANNETTGSEAAA is encoded by the coding sequence ATGAACCTGCGAACCTACATCGATCAGCAACGCGGACGGGCTGCCGCCCTTGGGCGGGCGCTCGAAGTTGCGCCCGTGCTCATTTCCCAGTGGGCGAACAACACCCGGCCCATCCCCGCTGAACGCTGCCCGGCCATCGAGAAGGCCACGGGCGGTGCCGTGACGTGCGAAGAGCTGCGCCCTGACGTTGATTGGGCCTACCTGCGCGGCTCTGGCGCTGCTGCAAATAACGAGACGACTGGAAGCGAGGCTGCTGCATGA
- a CDS encoding KTSC domain-containing protein gives MQIDASPIAMKAVESSRIAEIGHNAETNTLAIRFKRADGSHGALYHYGNFNAEEFATFDSAESLGTHFSQHIKKETEKHPYLRVAEPPANAEAATA, from the coding sequence ATGCAAATTGACGCCAGCCCCATCGCCATGAAGGCGGTCGAATCCTCGCGCATCGCCGAGATCGGCCACAACGCCGAAACCAACACCCTCGCCATCCGCTTCAAGCGGGCCGACGGCAGCCACGGCGCGCTGTACCACTACGGCAATTTCAACGCCGAGGAATTCGCCACCTTCGACAGCGCCGAATCGCTGGGCACGCACTTCAGCCAGCACATCAAGAAGGAAACCGAGAAGCACCCGTACCTGCGCGTGGCCGAGCCGCCGGCGAACGCCGAGGCCGCCACCGCGTAA
- a CDS encoding HNH endonuclease — protein sequence MRNGYVRIRIAGKDYNAHRLAWLYVFGVWPEKLVDHINGRRDDNRIGNLRELSNTENQQNRRRAARHSSTGLIGVSQGRREGTFRAHITLNRERQFLGHFSDPLQAQQAYIDAKRCLHPFGTI from the coding sequence ATGCGAAACGGCTACGTCCGCATCCGCATCGCGGGAAAGGACTACAACGCGCATCGCCTCGCCTGGCTCTACGTGTTCGGCGTCTGGCCTGAAAAGCTGGTCGATCACATCAACGGCAGGCGCGACGACAACCGCATCGGCAACCTGCGCGAGCTCTCGAACACCGAGAACCAGCAGAACCGCCGCCGCGCTGCGCGGCACAGCAGCACCGGCCTGATAGGCGTCAGCCAAGGCCGGCGTGAGGGCACGTTCCGCGCCCACATCACGCTGAACCGGGAGCGTCAATTCCTGGGCCACTTCTCCGACCCATTGCAGGCCCAGCAGGCGTACATCGACGCCAAGCGGTGCCTGCATCCGTTCGGAACCATCTGA
- a CDS encoding YqaJ viral recombinase family protein, protein MKIHDLQQGSPEWQAFRLTHHGASEAAAMLGLSKKTTRSELLRMKHTGTPKEFSDWVQVNILDYGHEVEAMARPIIEDLIGEDLYPVTCSNEDTGGILSASCDGLTMGYDTAFEHKQWAAELAASVAAGVLPEEHMPQCQQIMLVTGAKRVIFTVSDGTPENCVHVEVLPDPAWFVRIEAGWAQFDRDLADYVLPEAKPVIVAEVVQALPAVAVQISGEITVRDNFKVFEAALRDFLENRLIREPETDKDFIDLDAQIKALKKAEDALNSAETMMLAQIQTVDEAKRQKDMLYKLTRDNRLMAEKLLESEKTRRRAEKVETARKAYVAHVAELQREIAGLRMDVATPDFAGAIKGLKTLESMQDKLDTALANGKIAAEQQAADLRTKLGWIEANAAEYRALLADLQQLAAKPFDDFKLAVTARIDAHKKAEADRLEAERARIRQEEEAKAKAEAEAKLRAEQRAATPAVPLADPTPQVTAKPTTTARPSTAPAVSRANPAPTSKSRPSDDEIIDVLALHFRVHESAVVAWLLEIDLEAASQRIADSMAA, encoded by the coding sequence ATGAAAATCCATGACCTTCAACAAGGCAGCCCCGAGTGGCAAGCCTTCCGCCTGACCCACCACGGCGCCAGCGAGGCCGCCGCGATGCTGGGCCTGTCGAAGAAAACGACGCGCTCCGAACTGCTGCGCATGAAGCACACCGGCACGCCCAAGGAGTTCAGCGACTGGGTACAGGTGAACATCCTCGACTACGGTCACGAAGTCGAAGCGATGGCGCGGCCCATCATCGAAGACCTGATCGGCGAAGACCTCTACCCGGTGACGTGCTCGAACGAGGACACCGGCGGCATTCTGTCGGCGTCGTGCGACGGCCTGACGATGGGCTACGACACCGCCTTCGAGCACAAGCAATGGGCCGCCGAACTGGCCGCTTCCGTCGCCGCCGGCGTGTTGCCCGAAGAGCACATGCCACAGTGCCAGCAAATCATGCTGGTGACGGGTGCCAAGCGCGTCATCTTCACCGTATCCGACGGCACGCCCGAGAACTGCGTGCATGTCGAAGTGCTGCCGGATCCTGCCTGGTTCGTTCGCATCGAGGCGGGCTGGGCGCAGTTCGACCGCGACCTGGCCGACTACGTGCTGCCCGAGGCGAAGCCGGTCATCGTCGCCGAGGTCGTGCAGGCGCTGCCGGCGGTGGCGGTGCAGATCAGCGGCGAAATCACGGTGCGGGACAACTTCAAGGTGTTCGAGGCTGCCTTGCGCGACTTCCTTGAAAACCGCCTCATCCGCGAGCCGGAAACCGACAAGGACTTCATCGACCTGGATGCGCAAATCAAGGCGCTGAAGAAGGCCGAGGACGCACTCAACTCCGCCGAGACGATGATGCTGGCGCAAATCCAGACCGTCGATGAAGCCAAGCGTCAGAAGGACATGCTCTACAAGCTGACGCGCGACAACCGCCTCATGGCCGAAAAGCTGCTGGAAAGCGAGAAGACACGCCGGCGCGCGGAGAAGGTGGAAACGGCCCGCAAGGCTTACGTCGCCCACGTCGCCGAGCTTCAGCGTGAAATCGCTGGCCTGCGCATGGACGTTGCCACTCCGGACTTCGCGGGCGCCATCAAGGGCCTGAAGACGCTGGAAAGTATGCAGGACAAGCTCGACACGGCTCTGGCGAACGGCAAGATCGCCGCCGAGCAACAGGCCGCCGACCTACGCACGAAGCTGGGCTGGATCGAGGCCAACGCCGCCGAATACCGCGCGCTGCTGGCCGACCTGCAACAGCTCGCGGCCAAGCCGTTCGACGACTTCAAGCTGGCGGTAACGGCGCGCATCGACGCGCACAAGAAGGCCGAGGCCGACCGCCTGGAAGCGGAGCGCGCACGTATCCGGCAGGAGGAAGAGGCCAAGGCGAAGGCCGAAGCCGAAGCGAAGCTGCGTGCAGAACAGCGGGCCGCCACGCCCGCCGTTCCGCTGGCCGACCCGACGCCCCAGGTTACGGCCAAACCCACCACCACGGCCCGGCCTTCCACCGCGCCGGCGGTATCCCGCGCCAACCCGGCGCCCACCAGCAAGAGCCGCCCCAGCGACGACGAAATCATCGACGTGCTGGCGCTGCATTTCCGCGTCCATGAATCCGCCGTGGTGGCCTGGCTGCTCGAAATCGACCTCGAAGCCGCCAGCCAGCGCATCGCCGACAGCATGGCCGCATAG
- a CDS encoding DUF4406 domain-containing protein has protein sequence MSGLPEHNFPAFHAEAARLRDLGYDAVNPADLNPDPGKGWKDCLRVDLLELLGCDAIAMLPGWQKSEGAHLEMHVAHRVGIDILDATDIQAPADAVALAA, from the coding sequence ATGTCCGGCCTGCCGGAGCACAACTTCCCGGCCTTCCACGCCGAAGCCGCGCGCCTGCGCGACCTGGGCTACGACGCGGTGAATCCCGCCGACCTCAACCCTGATCCCGGCAAGGGCTGGAAGGACTGCCTGCGGGTCGATTTGCTTGAACTGCTGGGCTGCGACGCCATCGCCATGTTGCCCGGCTGGCAGAAATCCGAGGGCGCCCATCTGGAAATGCACGTCGCCCACCGCGTCGGCATCGACATCTTGGACGCCACGGACATCCAGGCCCCGGCGGACGCCGTGGCTTTGGCCGCGTAG